AAAAAAAGGGTCTAAAGAGGCAGGAATTTCAGATCCAGCGCGTTATGATATCCGTCTGCGCCAATAAGGAAAATTTTACATGGACCCAAACAATAATAACGACAAGGCACTGATAATCCTCATCAGCATTTTTGTCGGCTCCATCACGATTGCCTCGGTGCTGGCCAACAAAATCATCACGGTTTTTGGACTGTTCGTGCCTGCGGGCATTCTGGCATATTCGGTTACGTTTATCTGTACGGATGTCATCAGTGAAGTCTGGGGAAAAGAAAAAGCCAGCCATGCTGTCTGGGGAGGATTTATTGCCCTGTTGACGGTACTGATCCTTGTACGTATCGGACTGGTGCTGCCCGGGGCGCCTGTCTGGCAGGGTGAAGACGCGTTTCAAACCATCCTGGGAAGCACTTCAAGAATTATTATCGCCTCTTTTATCGCCTATCTTGTCAGCCAGTTCCATGATGTCTGGGCCTTTCATTTCTGGAAAAGCGTCACCAAAGAGCGACATCTGTGGTTGAGAAA
This DNA window, taken from Desulfobacterales bacterium, encodes the following:
- a CDS encoding queuosine precursor transporter, with the translated sequence MDPNNNNDKALIILISIFVGSITIASVLANKIITVFGLFVPAGILAYSVTFICTDVISEVWGKEKASHAVWGGFIALLTVLILVRIGLVLPGAPVWQGEDAFQTILGSTSRIIIASFIAYLVSQFHDVWAFHFWKSVTKERHLWLRNNLSTAVSQLLDSFIFITIAFYGVMPVFPLIIGQWAVKFAIAVLDTPVIYGVVWLLRKRKIQESHENSEILVE